GAAGTCACCGCTCCTTGCCCGCCTCGTCCGTGATACCTGATCTCTATCATTCCTTTCGGCCTCCATTATACTGACTTTGGTAGAAAACCATAAAAATGCACAATACGATGCGCACGATGGTTTATTTACCGGCAAATGTTGGTTTGCGCTTTTCACCGAATGCAGTAATCCCCTCTCTGGCATCCTCCGTCGTGACCATTAACCGCTGGCAACGGTTCTCTTCCTCGAGATACAGCGGAAGCCTGGCCAAGACTTCTCTGTTCAAGATGGCTTTGCACGCGGCTATGGCCCGAGTAGGTCTCTGCGCCAAGTCCGCGGCTAGTTCCTGGGCCGCTTTCATAATCTCATCATGGGGCACTACCCGATTGTACAGGCCCAGTTCCAGCGCCTGTTCAGCGCTCAGAATCTCTCCCGTAAAGAAGTGCTCGGCAGCCCTGTGATACCCTATTCTCTGAGGAAGGAAGAAGGTTCCTCCGGCGTCCGGTATCAGGCCGATGTTGACAAAATTTTGGGCGAACCGAGCTTTTTCGGACGCTATGATAATGTCACAGGCGAGGGCCAGATTCGCCCCGGAACCGGCGGCCACCCCATT
The genomic region above belongs to Deltaproteobacteria bacterium and contains:
- a CDS encoding enoyl-CoA hydratase; translated protein: MSYTNVRFGTIGQVATITLNRPDAFNAFNIPMLKELLEISENVALDENVRAVIFTGEGRAFCAGADVKGIDDLLGLTKEKPEGEDILKSLTRLILSIRKMPKPVVAALNGVAAGSGANLALACDIIIASEKARFAQNFVNIGLIPDAGGTFFLPQRIGYHRAAEHFFTGEILSAEQALELGLYNRVVPHDEIMKAAQELAADLAQRPTRAIAACKAILNREVLARLPLYLEEENRCQRLMVTTEDAREGITAFGEKRKPTFAGK